The following proteins are co-located in the [Pasteurella] mairii genome:
- the hlyD gene encoding Hemolysin secretion protein D, chromosomal yields MKLWINGLIDFFRHYYHIWREVWKTRKQLDTPIRQKDENEFLPAHLELIETPVSKRPRLIAYLIMLFLLLAILISIVSKVEIVASATGKLVFSGHSKEIKPIENALVKDIFVKDGQFVKQGQLLLNLTALGADADLQKTQVALGLEKLDGYRYNVLLYSIEHNRLPLLDFNQANFKAVKEEDKTNTRHLITEQFETWQKQKYQKELAYQRKQAEKQTVLANIRKYETTSRIEKEKLSDFKKLYHVKSISKHELLAQENRYVEAINELSVYQSHLKEVESDLLQAKEELELVTQLFKSDLLEKLQQNRQRDKQLTLELEKNEQRQLASIIRAPVSGTVQQLKTHTKGGVVTTAETLMVIAPEEDVLEVSALIQNKDIGFVEIGQDVVIKVETFPYTRYGYLYGKVKTVTLDAIEHPQLGLVFNSIIEINKKTLADGDKEIQLGSGMNVIAEIKTGERSVISFLLSPLEESITESLRER; encoded by the coding sequence ATGAAATTATGGATTAATGGACTTATAGATTTTTTCCGACACTATTACCATATTTGGCGTGAAGTATGGAAAACTCGTAAACAACTGGATACGCCTATAAGACAAAAAGATGAAAATGAATTTTTGCCAGCACATTTAGAGCTGATTGAAACTCCCGTTTCCAAAAGACCCCGTCTGATTGCCTATTTAATTATGCTATTTTTGCTTTTGGCAATCCTAATTTCTATTGTAAGCAAAGTAGAAATTGTTGCGAGTGCCACCGGTAAATTAGTCTTTAGTGGGCATAGCAAAGAAATAAAACCTATTGAAAATGCCTTGGTTAAAGATATTTTTGTCAAAGATGGGCAGTTTGTTAAACAAGGACAATTATTGTTAAATTTGACCGCACTTGGTGCCGACGCTGATTTACAAAAAACACAGGTTGCTTTAGGACTGGAAAAATTAGATGGTTATCGCTACAACGTATTATTATACAGCATTGAACATAATAGATTACCTTTGTTAGATTTTAACCAAGCTAATTTCAAGGCGGTAAAAGAAGAAGATAAAACGAATACACGCCACCTAATTACTGAACAATTTGAGACATGGCAAAAGCAAAAATATCAGAAGGAGCTAGCATATCAACGCAAACAGGCTGAAAAGCAGACGGTATTAGCCAATATCCGTAAATATGAAACAACCAGTCGTATTGAAAAGGAAAAACTAAGTGATTTCAAAAAATTATATCATGTAAAATCTATTTCTAAACATGAATTATTGGCACAAGAAAACCGATATGTTGAAGCTATAAACGAACTTTCTGTTTACCAATCCCATCTCAAAGAAGTAGAAAGTGATCTGTTGCAGGCGAAAGAGGAGTTGGAGCTTGTCACACAATTATTTAAAAGTGATCTTTTGGAAAAACTGCAGCAAAATAGACAACGTGACAAACAGCTTACGTTAGAACTTGAAAAAAATGAACAACGACAATTGGCATCTATTATTCGCGCACCAGTATCAGGCACGGTTCAACAGTTAAAAACCCATACTAAAGGTGGCGTAGTTACTACCGCTGAAACCTTAATGGTGATCGCTCCTGAAGAAGATGTATTAGAAGTAAGCGCATTAATTCAAAATAAAGATATCGGCTTTGTTGAAATCGGACAAGATGTAGTAATTAAAGTGGAAACCTTCCCCTATACCAGATATGGTTATCTCTATGGGAAAGTAAAAACGGTAACGCTTGATGCGATTGAGCATCCACAGCTTGGTTTAGTGTTTAATTCCATTATTGAAATTAATAAGAAAACATTAGCTGATGGTGATAAAGAAATTCAACTGGGGTCTGGCATGAATGTTATTGCTGAAATAAAAACCGGCGAACGTAGTGTTATCAGTTTCCTACTCAGCCCATTAGAGGAATCTATTACAGAAAGTCTACGAGAACGTTAG